Below is a window of Perca fluviatilis chromosome 6, GENO_Pfluv_1.0, whole genome shotgun sequence DNA.
TCACGGGCCAAATCACAGGCGGCCTCGTTGATCTGAGCTCCCTGCAGAACGAAGTGTGAAACAAAGGTGAGAATCAAAATGACGACCCTGATACACATAAACAAAATATCACTAGTGTTTCTATGAAGAGTGGAAATTGAGATTACCAGTTTATAGGTACTGCTAATGAGCATTGCTTCtacattttttactttaacaCTTGACATTGTTgctggtttgagtcattttagtcactttttgaAGGTATGAAAGAGGTGTGATGTCCCATTTAACTTACAGTGAAGGTGACTTTGTTGCCTCTGTTCTCCAGTTTGTCATCACTGGCGTAAAAGGTGAAGGTCTGCATAACATTGGCCCCGGCCCTCAGGAACTCCCTGTGCAGCTGTCGCACTGAAATCATCATTCAAACAGATTTTCATGATAAGgcattaaaaggtatttaaacTGTGACACATAAAGCAGAAGGAAGGGTAATTTGCAGGTAACACCTGCAGATGATAATGAAGAAGCCATTTTAAGTTAAAATGGAGTACTAAAGTTGGTAAAATAGCGTGTTCTCACCTGCTTCAGGGTGCTCTGCGGCGGCTTCAGGGGTCCACGGACCGGCCTTCACGTAGCCTCTCTTCTCCAGGGCAAACACAAAGCCTCCATCGCCAATCACAACCTCCCCAGCGTCAAGACGCTCCAAGATTCCCTGTGATAATGGTTCAATGTAAGCATAGAATAACTGAGATGAAACAAGACTATCAGTCAGGCTGGAGATGAGCCACTGAGGCCAAAGGGTCTGCAGGTTTACATTTAAAGTGACAACAGTTGACACCAGTATCCTACGCTTTTCTAGTAAAGGCCCTGTAGAGCAGTATGGCCTGACTCTGGCCAGACTGACTCTGTTTACCTTAATAAATGCCAATTAGGCCAGAGGAATGTAGGCActagaaataaatacaaatttatATCTATGTGTATACATCAATCCAGGGCTACATTCCCTCTTCTCTCAGTGACCCTGAGCCATCAAGACAGCAGCACATGTCAGAGAACAGCTGCACTTCTCCTACTGACTGATAGACCTGAACCTTTGATTCTAACATGCTTGGCTGTCAAAGTAAAAAATATCAGACTATCAATTTGAAAATactaaatatgaatatttatttattacattttagacTGTGTCAGCAAAATTTATTTGCATCCAAATTCATTCATAGAGTGTAAACTGTTGAGTAAATAGCAATCACTGTAATAAGTTTGAATTCACTGCCCTAGCACTAGATATTTATAATTGGTTGTTTCACATGTTTGAATCTAAGAAAAGCTCCACCTGGTGTGCACTCATGTTATGAACCCTCAccaaaaaaaatccacaaatAAAACTATAACAATTTGATaatctaaaataataataaaacagtaataaaaagtaattcCTCTGTTGTTAACTAATTTTAAGAATAAATACTTTATAACAATTACTATAATCACCATCGATATCATAGGGAGCTGAAAAACAGGTCAGTTTGATTTCTTCCAACGTCAAGAGTAACAATGAGCAGTCCAGAGGAGTTTTCATCTGGACGTTTTTTGAAGTCACTTTTTATAACTAAATAGAGTGGCTTTATTGGTCTTATGTCTCCATGAACAGTTCAGAGCTTCAGTGGTCAGAGACATAACACCGAATATGCCAGTTGTGCAGAAGATGCATTAGAAAGACTATATCCCTCTGCCCAgaatacacaccacacaaaaacacaaccatAAATATGCAGTACAGTATGTCCTGCAGTCTCCCCACTTCAACCATTTACCTCCAGTGCATTGGGATGGATCTCAGACACAAATATCTCAAAACCTGCCAAATCTTCACTTTGGATCACAAGAGTCTTTACAATTAGACATCACTTATTATAATTATTGGCATTCCCCAAAACTACCAGTTTTAATTCCCTGCATTATGGCTATTTTGCAGGACAGTCCTGATAGCATACTTTGCAGTTTGACATAAGTTCACACATACCTTCTTTCCTGGAGTCATGGTCCTGCAGCTGTGTGGATCCCTGACTGCTTAGACTTTGAAAGGCTGAAGCTACATTAGAGTTGAGCAGAAGGCCACTATAAATCTCTCTGAAGCAGGGGAGGGGTCTAGGTGAGAGCTGCTCTGATTGGCAGCTGCCAAGTTACAAAACTGCAATGTTTACTCGTTTCCCTGCCCTCTTTAACTGAATgatagtattgtgtgtgtaccGGTTAAGTATGGTTGttggtgtgtttgtctgtcctATACTGTAAGTTTGTGGGTTCCTGTTTTTTGGACCCTGAATAGACAAACTCACAAAGTCCAACATGATAGTGGGCAGCCACTTTTAACAAATCAGTAAGTAAGTCACTTCTACTTCTAACAGTGCATATGTGAAATGTGTGACATATTTATAGTTACAGACACTGTTTTATACGCTCTTTGAatggtttgtgtttgttgtaGCAGTCTAATAGCACTCATTCAACATTGACAACACGTAGCAGCAAAACTAAGTTACAAACTCAGgtttattttttggggtttgCATAGTAATACTCCACAagtggagcattgctgttacaagtgcttttttttatctccaaaCTGAACTTGGAAAGACTTCACTCCTTGCCCCTTGTTCCTATCTTGTTGTCCGACTGAAGGGATCGTTGCCTTGGTGGTCTCGCTCTATCTCGCTCATGCAGAGGACTTGGTCTTCTTCTGCATCTCCAGCACGTGCTTCATTTCCTGGGTGCTGGTGGCCTCTTTGTGCTGCAGCAGGTCAGCATGGCCCTTGGTCACACCCCAGCCCTCTGGTGTGGACATGGATGGGCAAGTGGGACGGCCAGATGCGGGAGAGAGATGCTCCCAGTAGTCACGACGGGCCCTAGAGGGGTTAAAGATGCAGGTtaaaacagagaagaaaaaaaatgcaccaAATAATATTATTCATTAAATTGTGTGCATTTCAGTATATTGAATATTTTGGATGGTTTACCTGGCTCtgacccagggttttgtgtgcATCTCCAGACCAGCACCCCACATCCCATGTTTCTCAGAGGCAGGGGGCATTATCCCTCTCTCGGTGCTCAGCTCCTCCGCTATCGCCCTGATGTGATAAGGCTCAAACCCACAGCAGCCACCAATGAAGCGGATGCCAGCCTTGTAGGCCACTCTGGCATAGGTGTGCATGTCCCAGCGGGTCAGGATCCTGGGCTCCAGGGCTGAGGAAGGAAAAAGTAGACAATTGTGAAAAGCTACCAACTACACAGCTGTCACttgatgatgtttttttgttttcttttaatgtcCAAGCAGAACATATTACCGAAGGGAAATTCTGGCAGATCGATGAATCCCTGACAGTTGCAGTCGGGGGTGTGGTATGCCAGGGGCTGTACCATGTAGTGAGCCTTCAGCCTGGCCTTCTCCACTCCCTCCTTCATCATCTTAACAGTCTTCACGCAGGTCATTGGGTCAAAGTGGCAGTTGACTCCAACAATCTGGGCACCTGGAGGACAGAGGAAAATGGTCATTGTCATATAAGAGAACACAGCTGACTTTCAATTAAAGAAACCAAAGGATAAAGCGTGAGATCATGCGGGGTAAATAAAATACGTACCGGCCTTCACCAGCCTGACAGCACACTCTCCAGGTGAGACGCCGTGCATGTCTCCCTCCGGTCCGATGCACAAAGAAGCAGCTACAGGCTTTCCGCTGGTCTTCAGCACCTGCACGGCCCACTCCGCCTCCTCAACATGCTCAAAGTACTGCAATGACAGAAACAACACAGTCACCACTTTGCTCCACTAATCATATTTCAGATTAAAGTAGCATTGATATGACATGACTTAAAATAAGACATGAATCTACCTCAGCAATCAGGAAATCTACATTCTTCTTCATAAACACTTCCAGCTGTTTCTTGAAGATGGCCTTCACTTCTATCTCACTCTTGCAGCTCAGGTAGGATGGAGTCTGACACACTCCACCAGCTACCATTGCGTCTCCTTCGCTGGCTACTTCCCTTGCCAGGTCACAGGCGGCCTCGTTGATTTGTGCCCCCTGAAAGAATGAGGCAGGTCATGTGTTTGTTGATCCATGCTTTGTACAATAGGCTACACATCATGTTTATTGATAAATACACAACCAGGGTAAAGTGAAATTTGCAAGATCTGCACAACCTCGCTGGAGCCGGTCTACGGAGAGCCAtttcactccctattcagccccattgtaccgaatttggtttcagttccaccagagttccactgggggtgatcgcaggCGAgagcaaaatgaatgggactctatggagctagacggctaaatttgtcgcTTTTGCCTGATTGTCTTTGAGAAATCTCAGAGTTGATTgtagttgaatgaacgagtacttatgtcatttagcattctgctaatgaatgctgattggacacaaattatatcctgagaaaagtggattctGAGGGGTATAACGCCATAGAccaccattcattctgcactcacCTGTGATGACCTATATGgaaccagagtggaactgcaaccagttcagaagccggaagtatcccgagagtggaacttcttcccttattagaaattctttgataTCGCTAATGTTGGCTGTAAAGTGCTATAGTTGGATACTCACAGAGAGTCTCAAGTTCTGACCCCTGTTCTCCAGTTTGTCATCGCTGGCGTAGAAGGTGAATGTCTGCATGACATTAGATCCTGCCCTCAGGAACTCCCTGTGCAGCTGCCGCACTGATGGaaacatttgtcattttaaaggTACAACTTTGTTTTATTAGGTTTGTGCACCTTCCCTTCACATGGTTTTGGAtacaacatgtgtgtgtgctgtcttaCCGGCCTCAGGGTGTGTGACAGAAGCCTCGGGCGTCCATGGCCCGGCCTTCACATAGCCTCTCTTCTCCAGAGCAAACACGAAGCCTCCATCGCCGATCACAACCTCCCCGGCATTCAGACGCTCAATGATACACTGCAGGAGTTGAGGGAACCATGCACACACATCACTTGAGCTCTACACTGGATGGTGTACGCTTATTGATATTTTGTACTTACTATCTCTAGAAATACAACGGGGAAAAAGGCAAAGTTGGACGACAAAATGTATGTGATTTAAAGACAATATACAATACAGGCACATACATGTGATGTCACACAGTTTTGCGATATTTGTTGCAGTTTGCAGTTAATACATATACAAATATCTATGTTTGCATCCaaatttttttgattttgtatgtgtgtatgtgagagaagATGCAGTTTGGGTGCCAAGGTGCAAAGATCGAAGCAGTTTTTAGCCTATCCAGACTCTCCAGCTGGGACCGCTTTAGTCTAGCTATTTCACATaccacatgcacgcacacacaaatgcattccCACACATGAAACCTGCACTTACAACATTTTTCTCACAACAGTACAGTCCATCAACCAACAAGACAACTATGACCCAAAGTATGTACTTACATTGCATGATGGTAAAGATTTGCATGCTGCATCAACAAAATCTCTGTTCTCTGCAGCATAAGATTGAAGTAATATACATGCAGTATCATCTACAGACAAAGTTGTTTTACCTTCTTGCCAGGTGCCATCTCTTCTTCCCAGTTTCAGTTAGAGCAATAAGCACTTGGTAACAGCAAACCCCTCTTTTGGCCTGAAGAGTGCAGATTGTTGTTCCTAGCCAGCTTTATACTCCTGGGTGAATATGGGAGGATTTCATTTCGGTGCCAAATACATAATTGCCACATGTTTGTTTGGACATTGTGCAACATAGTCTGGCTCACAGATCATTGAAGATGGCATGGGCAGCAGTTGGTTCAGGTAAGATGAGGCAAGGACATGCGGCCTGTTATATGAAAGAGAGATCATTCAGCTGGTTATCTTCTTCTTGTGACCCTGAAATGACACATTTAGGGACTTTACAAAAGTCTCCTCACAGTTGGAACTGTCTGCAAAGGCCTATGGAGATTGACTTGTGTTATGCACATCTGTCCAATTCAAGTCTTATCAGTTTTGTGACACAAGATGGATAGGACTGGCAATGATCCCTACTCAAGCCCTAGTACAATGTGATGTGACAGCTTCTATGTGGTTTCATATGATGATCTCACAACAGAAGGGAAAGATTTGGGGTTTGTGTATTTTAACCTTTGGCCATGCAAAAAAGCTATAATAAACTTTATAAAACGGGTAGCTCAAATCAAGAAATTTCATTGGCCGATAACCGTGGTTATAATAACCACATATCACAGCTTTGAC
It encodes the following:
- the LOC120561270 gene encoding betaine--homocysteine S-methyltransferase 1-like; this encodes MAPGKKCIIERLNAGEVVIGDGGFVFALEKRGYVKAGPWTPEASVTHPEAVRQLHREFLRAGSNVMQTFTFYASDDKLENRGQNLRLSGAQINEAACDLAREVASEGDAMVAGGVCQTPSYLSCKSEIEVKAIFKKQLEVFMKKNVDFLIAEYFEHVEEAEWAVQVLKTSGKPVAASLCIGPEGDMHGVSPGECAVRLVKAGAQIVGVNCHFDPMTCVKTVKMMKEGVEKARLKAHYMVQPLAYHTPDCNCQGFIDLPEFPFALEPRILTRWDMHTYARVAYKAGIRFIGGCCGFEPYHIRAIAEELSTERGIMPPASEKHGMWGAGLEMHTKPWVRARARRDYWEHLSPASGRPTCPSMSTPEGWGVTKGHADLLQHKEATSTQEMKHVLEMQKKTKSSA